From the Tistrella bauzanensis genome, one window contains:
- a CDS encoding DMT family transporter, producing the protein MTQAETTGPASGPGNTLRGVLWAALSVAIFSGWFVVTRFSVAEAGGVSTLTVWDITVLRFGVGAVILLPVLLAPWLMRGRRRLPPGAGREGLLFALLWGAPFVLLIALGLQLTSAARAAAVTPTMMPVFAGLFGWLLLGDRPGRLRLAGYAAIAAGLLGLILAGAGLHGMRAVAGFAAMLGAAALWAIYTLRFRRSGLTALQSAALICVWSALLVVPGYLILGLGQLQAAPLHEVLVQAGYQGVLMSVVAVITFNRAIALLGPAAATAMIALIPVTASLLAFLVLGEALSPAEIVAVLVIVAGVLLASRSPSPAMSSTPSPRH; encoded by the coding sequence ATGACCCAGGCGGAAACCACAGGACCGGCATCCGGCCCCGGCAATACCCTTCGGGGCGTGCTGTGGGCGGCGCTGTCGGTGGCGATCTTCTCGGGCTGGTTCGTCGTCACCCGGTTCAGCGTCGCAGAGGCTGGCGGCGTGTCGACGCTGACCGTCTGGGACATCACCGTGCTGCGCTTCGGCGTCGGCGCGGTGATCCTGCTGCCGGTGCTGCTGGCACCATGGCTGATGCGCGGCCGCCGACGGCTTCCCCCTGGCGCCGGCCGCGAAGGGTTGCTGTTCGCGCTGTTGTGGGGCGCGCCCTTCGTGCTGCTGATCGCGCTTGGGCTGCAACTCACCTCGGCGGCGCGCGCGGCGGCGGTGACGCCGACCATGATGCCGGTCTTCGCCGGCCTGTTCGGCTGGCTGCTGCTGGGCGACCGGCCCGGCCGGCTGCGGCTTGCCGGCTATGCCGCCATCGCCGCCGGCCTGCTGGGCCTGATTCTGGCCGGCGCCGGCCTGCACGGCATGCGGGCGGTGGCCGGTTTCGCCGCCATGCTGGGGGCGGCGGCATTGTGGGCGATCTATACCCTGCGCTTCCGCCGAAGCGGGCTGACCGCCCTGCAGTCGGCGGCGCTGATCTGTGTCTGGTCGGCGCTGCTGGTGGTGCCAGGCTATCTGATTCTGGGCCTTGGCCAGTTGCAGGCGGCTCCGCTTCACGAGGTGCTGGTCCAGGCCGGCTATCAGGGCGTGCTGATGAGCGTGGTGGCGGTGATCACCTTCAACCGCGCCATCGCCCTGCTGGGTCCGGCGGCGGCCACCGCCATGATCGCGCTGATCCCCGTCACCGCCTCGCTGCTCGCCTTTCTGGTGCTGGGTGAGGCATTGAGCCCGGCC